Proteins encoded within one genomic window of Episyrphus balteatus chromosome 1, idEpiBalt1.1, whole genome shotgun sequence:
- the LOC129906889 gene encoding uncharacterized protein LOC129906889, which produces MSLLDDLIFASDQLVEFYAAFKAKPATAHSVSLLEAFQSELKSLWQDVKFAYARCIRGDEDLKDSLCEVKAKYQSSSSTFFQCSSDIADLLKALNANPKVSNDPGVHSTLPNSEHSHNIKVPACDTQDFHGNYLEWPSFRDMFTAVYINHSKLSDVQKLFHLRSKTKDAAFNIVNKFGLTDNNFQLAWNALKEHYENKRILVNNQIQILLNLKPIYFEPAKDIKNLQSSINDALIALQSYDIQTDAWNAIITFLCASRLPDTTLSLWETSLSKPTEIPSWETMNTFLTNRYRILESVSEMKLNSHNKTQSIKPVTSQVTKSKPLRNFHMKVVPACQVCSEQHPLRTCPIFLKMSVDDRHQAVRKHKFCFNCLAINHNLNQCKSTSTCQRCKGRHHTLLHFEKKVPSYNGSSQKSSSSSSSLHGSSSLHNSSSLHGSSSLHGLSSLPNSSSLPSSALYSDSPSSSGIPPPQSNNSTIQSTQITNHNVMFTKSYRQVLLATALVKIKHQGSEFDLRALIDQGSEVSFLSEKFQKLIGLPTESTQDNICGMGSTVTASASKLCNFTLKSNLNNFEIETRALVLKKLTSNLPAVSMDLDQTHCNFNFPLADPFFYQSSSIDMLIGADLYPDIVLEGVKKNVLNSLLAQNTVFGWVLLGPYDDIPTISNFSTFVSYSDEPPPSHCIERFWKIEELPQI; this is translated from the coding sequence ATGAGTTTGCTGGACGATTTAATTTTTGCATCCGATCAATTGGTTGAATTTTATGCGGCCTTTAAGGCAAAACCAGCCACAGCTCATTCGGTTTCGTTGCTCGAAGCATTTCAAAGCGAATTAAAAAGTTTATGGCAAGACGTTAAGTTTGCTTATGCGCGATGCATCCGAGGAGACGAAGATCTAAAAGATTCACTATGCGAAGTTAAAGCAAAATATCAAAGTTCCTCTTCAACGTTCTTTCAATGTTCAAGTGACATTGCGGATTTATTGAAAGCACTTAATGCAAATCCTAAAGTTTCTAACGATCCAGGTGTACATAGTACTCTTCCAAACAGTGAACATTCCCACAACATAAAAGTCCCTGCTTGCGATACGCAAGATTTTCATGGCAATTATTTAGAATGGCCTTCTTTTAGGGATATGTTCACTGCTGTTTATATAAACCATTCAAAGCTTAGCGAtgtacaaaaactttttcatctaCGGTCTAAAACAAAGGATGCAGCTTTTAACATCGTTAATAAATTCGGTTTAACcgataataattttcaattggCGTGGAATGCTCTAAAGGAGCATTATGAGAACAAACGAATTTTAGTTAACAATCAAATACAGATTCTTTTAAATCTAAAACCCATTTATTTCGAACCCGCAAAGGATATTAAAAATTTGCAAAGTAGTATCAACGATGCTTTGATCGCACTACAGTCGTACGATATCCAAACCGATGCGTGGAATGCAATTATTACCTTTCTTTGTGCATCTCGTCTCCCAGATACGACACTTAGTCTATGGGAAACATCTTTAAGCAAACCAACCGAAATTCCTTCATGGGAAACCATGAACACTTTTTTAACAAATCGGTATCGTATTCTTGAGAGTGTTTCTGAGATGAAACTTAACTCTCATAACAAAACACAAAGTATCAAACCTGTAACGTCACAAGTTACGAAATCAAAACCACTTAGAAACTTTCATATGAAAGTCGTTCCTGCATGTCAAGTATGCAGTGAACAACATCCACTTCGCACTtgtccaatatttttgaaaatgtctgTTGATGACAGGCATCAAGCAGTGCGCAAACATAAGTTTTGTTTCAATTGTCTTGCAATAAATCACAATCTTAATCAATGCAAAAGCACTAGCACCTGCCAACGATGTAAAGGCAGACACCATACGttacttcattttgaaaaaaaggttccATCCTATAATGGTAGCTCACAAAAAAGTTCGTCTTCTTCATCTTCACTTCACGGTTCTTCTTCACTTCACAATTCTTCTTCACTTCACGGTTCTTCTTCACTTCATGGTTTATCTTCACTTCCTAATTCATCTTCACTTCCTAGTTCAGCTTTATATTCTGATTCACCTTCATCTTCGGGCATTCCGCCACCACAAAGTAACAATTCAACTATACAGTCCACTCAGATCACCAATCATAACGTCATGTTTACTAAGTCTTATCGGCAAGTTTTATTGGCAACAGCTTTAGTGAAGATTAAACATCAAGGTTCAGAATTTGATCTTAGAGCTCTTATTGACCAAGGCTCTGAAGTTTCATTCCTGTcagaaaaattccaaaagctCATAGGTCTTCCCACTGAAAGTACTCAAGATAATATATGTGGTATGGGTTCAACTGTTACTGCTTCCGCTTCAAAACTTTGCAATTTTACTCTTAAGTCtaacttaaataattttgaaatagagACTCGagcattagttttgaaaaaactcaCTAGTAATCTTCCAGCAGTATCAATGGATCTTGATCAAACACACTGTAATTTTAACTTTCCGTTGGCAGATCCTTTCTTTTACCAGAGTTCAAGTATTGATATGCTCATCGGAGCAGATCTTTATCCAGATATAGTTTTGGAAGgggtgaaaaaaaatgttttaaattcttTATTAGCACAAAACACAGTTTTTGGATGGGTTTTACTCGGTCCTTATGACGATATTCCCaccatttcaaatttttcaacttttgtctCGTATAGTGACGAGCCTCCACCAAGTCACTGTAttgaaagattttggaaaatcgagGAATTACCTCAAATTTAA
- the LOC129906891 gene encoding uncharacterized protein LOC129906891, giving the protein MSSKQKNLMSKPTVKTEYDRVLSEYIELGHMTSTPPYELWNDGCVQSFYMPHHAVLKPHSTTTKLRVVFNASCSSSNGNSLNDLLYPGPVLQSDITLLLLNWRFYRYVFNGDMEKMYRQIGIHPDHAQYQRILFRPNGDQKVVDYNLNTVTFGVNCAPYLAIRTLHQLSSDVETSFPLASKILKKEFYVDDVLSGAHDILSARKAQTELIEALRSAGFNLRKWAANDSELLNHIPREDLLNKGFLTIEDDSSTKTLGVQWNASTDTFSFSTNPQSLSVVSTTKRDVLSAISRLYDPAGWLAPVVVTAKIIMQQIWKDGTGWKQNLKPLTHQKWKSFISDFSEIEKITIPRWVDYSPWKKMELHGFSDASEKAYAATIYVRVRHDSSLVTSHLLWAKSKVAPVNTLSLPRLELQAAYLLSRMIRILLNQFDFLNNIPIHLWTDSTIVLAWLSKPPSTWKTFVANRTSEIITNVSDVQWSHVPSADNPADLASRGISPGELKSNQLWWTGPNWLQEPKLNWPSLQEHDPPDESVLELKSISKHVNVALQKIEFENKILNRFSSWHRALRVMSYVFRFREAARKVPNRTEYHTISLSHEEIKSTKTKIIQLTQKQYFGGEYFALIQGTKVHSKSKILSLSPFLDSNQVIRSQGRLACSSLSYNEKFPIIVPYKSYLSHLILSYIHQLSLHGEIQLMTRLVRSEYWIPKLSNLIKDYIRKCKPCVLYKKSVQAQFMGALPAERTVLSLPFTNTGIDFAGPFTIQNFYGRKCRLEKGYACLFVCFVTKGIHLEAVSDLSAAAFLAAFTRFVSRRGLPATVFSDNGTNFVGASKLLISDLQKAVQSYPADSAPNFSKITWKFIPPGSPHMGGLWEAGVKSFKTHFKKIAGNEKYTFEDFSTLLTRIEACLNSRPLTRMSDNPEDLLPLTPGHFLRGGPLLSPPEPCESQKNISFMRRWKTLKVIHHKFSLRWKEEYLKGLMNRYEWKYPQRDIAVNDLVVLRNEQLPPNEWRLGRVLKVYRGPDDRVRVVDVKTQKGVVTRSVVKLCILPSD; this is encoded by the coding sequence ATGtcttcgaaacaaaaaaatttaatgtctaAGCCCACTGTTAAAACAGAATACGATAGAGTCCTTTCTGAGTATATTGAATTAGGTCATATGACATCCACGCCACCTTACGAGTTGTGGAACGATGGTTGTGTTCAATCTTTTTATATGCCACACCATGCTGTTTTAAAGCCCCATAGTACCACTACAAAACTGAGGGTCGTTTTTAACGCATCTTGCTCATCCTCCAATGGCAACAGCCTAAACGATCTTCTGTATCCAGGTCCCGTTCTTCAAAGTGACATTACTTTACTCCTTCTTAACTGGCGTTTCTATAGGTACGTTTTCAACGGTGATATGGAGAAAATGTACCGCCAAATTGGTATTCATCCTGACCATGCACAATATCAACGCATTTTATTCCGCCCCAATGGTGATCAAAAGGTCGTAGATTATAATTTAAACACTGTCACCTTCGGAGTAAATTGCGCTCCATATCTCGCAATACGCACTCTTCATCAATTATCATCCGATGTTGAAACCAGTTTCCCTTTGGCttcaaaaatccttaaaaaggAGTTTTACGTGGACGATGTCCTTTCTGGTGCTCACGATATTTTATCAGCACGTAAAGCACAAACGGAACTTATAGAGGCTCTGCGATCCGCTGGATTTAATCTAAGAAAGTGGGCAGCTAACGATTCTGAATTATTAAATCACATTCCCAGGGAAGATCTTTTAAACAAAGGTTTCTTAACTATCGAAGATGACAGTTCAACCAAAACACTTGGTGTTCAATGGAACGCCTCCACTGacactttttctttttcaaccAACCCACAAAGTTTATCCGTGGTTTCTACCACCAAACGCGATGTATTATCGGCCATCTCAAGATTGTATGATCCTGCAGGCTGGCTTGCACCCGTTGTTGTAACTGCGAAGATAATTATGCAACAAATTTGGAAAGATGGAACTGGGTGGAAGCAAAATCTTAAGCCTCTCACCCATCAAAAATGGAAATCTTTTATATCCGATTTCtcggaaatagaaaaaatcacTATTCCTCGTTGGGTGGATTATTCCCCTTGGAAAAAAATGGAACTCCACGGTTTCTCGGATGCCTCCGAAAAGGCTTATGCGGCCACTATTTATGTTCGGGTCCGCCATGATTCTTCGTTAGTTACATCTCATTTATTATGGGCCAAATCCAAAGTTGCGCCTGTTAACACACTTTCACTTCCACGCCTTGAACTCCAAGCTGCATATCTTCTGTCACGTATGATTCGAATACTACtcaatcaatttgattttttaaacaatatccCTATTCATCTGTGGACTGATTCCACAATTGTTCTTGCGTGGCTTAGCAAACCACCAAGTACTTGGAAAACGTTTGTTGCTAATCGAACTTCAGAAATTATAACTAACGTTTCTGATGTTCAATGGAGTCATGTTCCCTCTGCTGATAATCCCGCCGATTTGGCGAGTCGTGGTATCTCCCCTGGAGAacttaaatcaaatcaattatgGTGGACCGGACCTAATTGGTTACAAGAACCAAAATTAAACTGGCCCTCACTTCAGGAACATGATCCTCCAGATGAATCAGTTCTTGAACttaaatcaatttcaaaacACGTAAATGTTGCACTGCAAAAAATCGaattcgaaaacaaaattttaaacagattttcttcATGGCATAGAGCGCTCCGTGTAATGAGCTATGTATTTCGTTTTCGTGAAGCCGCTCGTAAAGTTCCAAATAGAACCGAATATCATACGATATCCCTTTCTCATGAAGAGATCAagtctacaaaaacaaaaattatccaaTTAACTCAAAAACAGTATTTTGGAGGTGAATATTTTGCCCTCATTCAAGGAACAAAAGTACACTCAAAAAGTAAGATTTTATCACTTAGCCCGTTTCTTGACTCCAACCAGGTAATACGTTCTCAAGGTAGACTTGCATGCTCATCTTTATCATACAATGAAAAATTTCCCATAATTGTTCCCTATAAATCTTATTTGTCACATCTCATTTTATCTTATATTCATCAATTGTCGTTACATGGAGAAATCCAATTGATGACCCGTTTGGTGCGTTCCGAGTATTGGATACCCAAACTATCAAACCTGATCAAAGACTATATTCGAAAGTGTAAACCTTgtgttttatacaaaaaatctgTCCAGGCTCAATTTATGGGTGCCTTACCGGCAGAAAGAACAGTTTTAAGCTTACCATTCACCAACACTGGCATTGACTTTGCTGGTCCCTTCACAATTCAAAACTTCTACGGAAGAAAATGTCGTTTAGAAAAGGGCTACGCATGTCTCTTTGTCTGCTTTGTCACAAAGGGTATTCACTTGGAAGCAGTCAGCGATTTATCCGCTGCTGCATTCTTGGCCGCTTTTACACGCTTTGTTTCTCGTCGTGGACTGCCGGCAACAGTGTTTTCCGATAACGGAACAAATTTTGTAGGGGCATCTAAGTTGCTCATTTCAGATCTGCAGAAAGCTGTTCAAAGTTATCCTGCTGACTCAGCacccaatttttcaaaaatcacttGGAAATTTATTCCTCCTGGCTCCCCACACATGGGTGGTTTGTGGGAGGCAGGGGTGAAAAGTTTCAAAactcacttcaaaaaaatagcaGGCAACGAAAAATATACCTTCGAAGATTTTTCGACCCTACTTACTCGAATCGAGGCATGCCTCAACTCTAGACCTTTAACTCGAATGTCTGATAATCCTGAAGACCTACTTCCATTAACTCCAGGTCACTTTTTACGGGGTGGTCCTCTACTTAGTCCCCCTGAGCCTTGTGAATCTCAAAAGAACATTTCCTTTATGCGAAGATGGAAAACTCTCAAAGTTATTCATCATAAATTTAGTTTGCGTTGGAAGGAAGAGTACTTAAAAGGGCTCATGAATCGCTATGAATGGAAATATCCTCAAAGGGATATCGCAGTGAATGATCTAGTCGTTTTGAGAAATGAGCAGCTTCCACCGAATGAGTGGCGGCTTGGTAGAGTCTTAAAGGTTTACCGTGGTCCCGATGATAGAGTACGCGTTGTTGATGTTAAAACCCAAAAAGGGGTTGTTACTCGTTCTGTCGTCAAACTCTGTATTTTGCCTTCGGactga